CGCTGACACACCGGAACCTGCAGGTTTCCTCCCCCCATGCACCGCTGAGCACAAGCCCGTCCCTGGAAATTATGCGGGCATGGGGTTCCCGCGTTACCGCCACAACATCCGCTGCCCGTGACAGTCTGGCGGCCAGCGGTAGCCCTACAGCCCCGGCGCCAAGAACCAGTATTCTCGCCGAGTGATTCATAGTGTGAAATATCGGGCCTTATAGGTAATCAACCTTCATGGAAAGGAAGGCTGCCTTCTGCAGGAGGGCACGACGCACGATGGAGCCGGAGGGCCGGTGCGGGTTTGGCTGCTTTTTAGTCTGCGACGATATCATACACGGCGTGCCACTGCCCCGGAGAGTAGGACCTTACTTCCCTCTCGGCGATCACGGTCCCGCCAAGCTCCCGGATCCTGGCGGTATGCTCGCCTTTTGCGGACACGAGTGAGTAGAAATGAATTATCCCTCCGGGCCGGCAGAGGCAGAACGCCTCCGGTAAAAATTCTGTTCCGGCCAGCGGGAGATTCATCACGATCCGGTCAAATTTCCAGGGAAGGAGATCCACAAGCCGCCGGGCATCCGCGAGCATCGGGAGTACATTCTTTATCCGGTTCTGCAGGATATTTTCAAGCATCAGCTCGATGGCCCTCGGGTTCAGATCCGAGGCTACAACGAGGGATGCCCTTGCCGCAAGGGTAATCGCAAAAGGTCCGACACCGGCAAACATGTCAAGCACGTTCTCTCCTTCCTGAACCTGTGCGAGGAGACATTGCCGCTCGGTAGAGAGCCGGGCGGAGAAGTAAGCCCCGGCAAGGTCAACGACAAATTTATGGCCGTGCTCGGTCACGGTCGTCCGCGTTGTCAGATCGCCCGCAAGTACCCGGAACTGCCGGGTACGGTACTCGCCGCTCACTTCACCTTCTGCGAACACTACCGTATGGAGCGACGGGCGGGAGATGAGGATCTTCTGTGCTCCGTCAGGGTCATCGTCCTGCATGATCGCAATCCCGCCGACAAGCTCGTGCCGGGGAAGGGGTTCCCGGCCCGGATGTGCCTCGAACCCGAACTGCCCGGCGCCATCCCGCGGGCCGGTGAGCGGCAGGATGAGGGTATCCCCGTCGCGCAGGACCCGCAGCGAGGCATCGAGCGCGCCCTCACGTATCAGCGCCTGGCGCATCTCCTCGCCCTGCCGTGCCGGCACCCGTATCCCCCATTGCCAGACCGTCATCCTGACCACGTGTATCATAACAGTATACGTCCTAACAGTTATTCATGGCTGATGATGCTGGGCGCCGCAACAATGATGCAAACGGTGCAAAGTCAGGTCACGATAACGAGAGGGAGACTATCATTCGCTCACGGCTCAGGGACAGATCGATCAAACTGTACGAACTGGAGAAGGAACTCTCACCCCTGGATGCAATTCGGGTCAGGCGCGAGTTCATCGAGGAAGAAACCGGAACAAAACTGGAGAATATCGGGATTTTTTCCATCGACATCGAGCGCGTGGTCAGGCGTAACTGCGAGAACATGATAGGGACCGTTCAGGTCCCGGTCGGGGTTGCCGGACCGGTCCTCGTCAACGGGGGATATGCGCAGGGATTGCACTACCTCCCGCTCGCGACAACCGAAGGGGCACTCATTGCCTCGGTTAACCGCGGGTGCAGCGCGATCACGGAAGCAGGCGGGGCGGAAGTCCGGATCCTGCACGACGGCATGACCCGGGCACCGGTCTTTGCTGCAGACAGCGTGGGCCATGCTGCGCAGGTCTGCGACTGGGTCACCGTGCACCGCGACGAGCTCCGGGTTGCAGCCGAGAGCACCACCTCCCACGGGAAACTGACGGATATCGTCACGTTCGTTGCCGGAACAAGCGTCTATGTCCGGCTCGAATTCGACACCAAGGACGCCATGGGAATGAACATGGTCACCATCGCGAGCGCGAAAATCGCCGATCTTATCGCACAGGGAACGGGAGTCCGCCTCATCGCCCTCTCCGGGAACATGTGCGCCGATAAGAAGCCGGCGGCAATCAACAGTATCATGGGCCGTGGCCGGAGCGTCGTCGCGGGGATTGCCATCCCAAACGAGCTGATAAGCTCGATCTTCAAGACCGATGCAAAGACGCTTGCCGAAGTGAATTACCGGAAGAATCTTGTCGGTTCCGCGAGGGCGGGGGCCATGGGCTTCAATGCTCATGCGGCAAACGTTGTTGCTGCAATGTTCATTGCCTGCGGACAGGACGCAGCCCACGCAATCGATGGCAGTACCTGCATAACCACGGTCGACCTCACCGAGACCGGGGTATATGTGGCAGTCACCCTGCCATCCCTCCCGGTGGGGACCGTAGGCGGAGGTACAGGTATAGACACGCAACAGGAATGCCTGAAACTCCTCGGCGTAGCCGGCGGGGGAACGCCTCCCGGTACAAATGCGAAGAAACTTGGCGAGATCATCGGTGTCGGGGTCCTTGCCGGCGAACTTTCCCTCCTCGGCGCCCTTGCCGCCCAGCACCTTGCCCGGGCCCACCAGCAGCTGGGCCGGGGATAATCTCCATCCCACAATTCCCATCCTGATACTTTTACAAAAAGTGAGGGGGGCTGCGAGAACCCTTCTTCATTTTATAGTATTCGCAGGTTCCCGTATCAGTAAAAATTAGTTTTTATCCGGGTCCACATCGATAGAGACAGCGCCCGTATTCCCGCCCGTTATTAAAAAAAATGCCGGGCACCGGGCCGTATGCAGGTCTAGAACCGGAACCATTTCATCATAACGAGCGCATCTTCCCCGTTGGCATAGTAATTCTCGATGCCGAAGACGTTGCGGTACCCCATCCGCTGGTAAAACCGCTGCGCGGCAGTGTTCGAGACACGGACCTCGAGCTGGACTCCGGTTGCCATCTCCAATGCGAACTGGTGCTCGAGCCTGCGGACAAGGAGTCTTCCTATCCCTTTGCTGCGATAGCGCGGGATGACACCGATATTGCAGAGGTGGCCATAGATATTTTCCCCGGTATCTTCGATGCCGCCGATAACAAAGCCGGTCACTACCCCGTCGGCAACGGCAACAAAGTACGTTGTCGGATAATAGGAAAGCGCTTCGAGAAATGCCGATTGTTCCCACGGGTCTACAAACGACTCCTTCTCGATGGAAACAATTGCGGCGATGTCCGCGGGGACCGCCCGCCGGATCAGCGGCAGGGGATACGGGGCCAGATCGTGGGAACGGATCACGGGAATGTCACCTGCGCTCTCTCTTGTGTAGTAGTCATGAGCAGCGGATAAACATAGCATTTGCTCTTGGGGGGGGTCATCGTGATGTGCGGAAAATTATATGGATGTACGCCCAACTATAGACCGCAGTTTATGTTCCCCACAGCGGGGTCGGGTGTGAAATGGTCAGGATCTATCGTTTTTGTGGGGTGCGCCCGGAACGTTCGGTTGCCCCGGCCATCGCGGCAGTACCGTACGACGTCGTGACGGCGGATGAGGCGCGGGCGATCATCAGGAAAAGTCCCAGGAGTTTCCTGCGGATCAGCCGCCCCGACGCGGAGATGCCGGAGATTCCTGCCGATGATCCCCGCATATACGAGCGGGCACGCGAAAATTTCAACGCTCTCCTGTCCGGGGGGGAGATGCAGGGGGATCCCGCTCCTGCCATGTATCTCTACCGGGTCCGGCAGGACGGGAATGAATTCCTCGGGCTCTGCTGCTGTCTGGATGTCGACGATTACCGCACAACGAAAATCCGCCGGCACGAACAGACACGGTACGACAAGGAAGAGGATCGTACACGTCATATCGGGGTAACAAAAACCCACAACGGTCCTGTCGTGCTCCTGTACCAGGACACAGACGATATCTTCAGATTCATCAAATCGCTGGTCACGGCAACAACTGTACCGGATGCCGAAGTGAAAGCTGACGGTGGAGGAGTCCACCAGATCTTCAGGATCACGGACCCCGCGGCCCTTGCCAGGCTTGAAGAGCTCTTCGCAGCCGTGCCGTCGCTGTATATTGCAGACGGCCATCACCGGGCAAAAGCTGCCGTGAACGTGGCCGACCGCCGGATCGCCCAGGGCCTGTCGGCGGAAGGGGAAGTGGCGAGATTCATGGGCGTGATGTTTGCCCACAACCGAGTGAAGATACACGGGTACAGCCGTCTCCTGACCGACCTTGGCACCTATACGCACGAGACGTTCCTGGACGAGCTCGGGAAATATTTTGAAGTCAGACCCTATGGCCGGGTAAACGGGAAAGAATTCAATATCCCGCCCAGGATCAAATCGCCTGATAAATACCATATCGTCCACATGTACCTGGCGGGCCAGTGGTACGAATGCACGCGACCGCTGGAGAAGGGGGCAGCACCCCTGGACTCGCTCGACGTTGCGGTGCTCCAGAGGTACGTGCTCGAAGGTATGCTCGGGATCACCGATCCCCGGGGAGATGCACGGCTCCAGTACCTTGGCGGCGCCCGGCCGGTTGCCGATCTCGAAAAACTGGTGGATGCGGGCACCTACCGGCTCGCGTTTGCCATGCAACCGGTCCGGGTCGGGACCGTCCTCTCGATCGCCGATGCCGGGGGAGTCATGCCGCCCAAGTCCACGTGGTTTGAGCCCAAGCTGCTGAGCGGTCTTGTGGTCCACACGTTTGAGTGACCGGCCCGACCTTTACCTTTATTGTTTTTTACTGCGGATACTGTAGGGTATGATTACCCTTGCTCTCCCAAAAGGAAGTCTCGAAGCCCAGACACTCCAGCTCTTCAAGGAAGCTGACCTCGAAGTCAGGCGCACTGACCGGGACTATAATCCCTGCATCAATGATTCCCGCATCGGCAAAGTGAAGATCCTCCGCCCGCAGGAGATCCCGACCTACGTGGATAAAGGATACTTCGATTTGGGTATCTCGGGTCTTGACTGGGTCCACGAGACCGGTTCCGATGTTGTCGAAGTGGCCAACCTCTCGTACAGCAAGACCGGGGAGGGGAACGTGAAGATCGTCATCGCCGTCCACCGCGACGAGCCGATCGAGAACGTCAGCCAGATCCGGAGGGATAGCCGGGTGACAACCGAGTATCCCGAACTGACCCGGAAGTTCTTCGAGAAACTCAATATTCCTGTCCAGCTCTTCCACTCGTTCGGAGCTTCCGAGGCAAAAGTACCTGACCTCATGGATGTTGTCGTAGATCTGACCGAGACCGGCACAACATTGCGCAAGAACGGCCTCAAGATCATCGGCCAGATCATGGAATCCCACACGGTTATCATTGCCAATAAGAAGAGCTGGGCAGATCCCGAGAAGCGCCGCCAGATCGAGGAGATCAGGACCCTGCTCTTCGGGGTCATCGATGCCCGGCACAAGGTGCTCCTGACCATGAACGTTCCGTCTGCTTCGATGGAACGGATCGTTGCTGCGCTCCCGGCCATGAAGAAACCGACGGTCAGCCAGCTTCACGGGATTGACTATTACAGCATCCAGACCGTTGTGCCGAAAAACGCCGTCAACGAACTGATCCCGAAGCTCAAACGCTGCGGTGCGGAAGATATCTTGGAGATACCCATCTCCAAGATCGTGCCGTGAGCGCTGACTGAGTGAAAATTCCCCCCTTTTTGCACCTGACAGCATTTTTTGTCAGTCCCGCACGTACCGGTGAAGCCCGGAGGTATATACAAATCCCGGAATCCGGGATAGTTTCTGAAGCAGGCCGGGTACGGTGAAAAGATTATTCGAGTTTGATATACGATCGTTTTCCTCCATCACTTTTGGCATGAAGAGAATAATCAGAAGCTTCTTTTTCACCGTATGATTCCGCCCAGACGGTTATCCGGTAGGTCTCGCCGGATTTCATGGATAATGAACTGGTATCTATCGTCGCCGAATCCGAAGTCGTTCCTGCAGTTTTGTCGGGGACCTGTTTTGGAATAACCGGCCATGCAGTATGCTGCGTTCCCGTGCAGGCAACAGGATACGTGCCAGTCTCTGAACAATACAGCAGCTTCTCGTGCACGATGTTGCTCCCTTCGTATACGGTATCCCAGGATACCGTCCAGAGATTCGGATCCGAAGTGCTGCCCGTGATCTTCACATTTTTTACCAGAAGTGAGACCGTTGGCATAAACGGGTTATCCACCTTGCTGTCATGAGTGGTCCAGGTTTTAGACGGCACGGTTACGGTCTGGCTCTTCCCGGTAACAGCATCTATGAAGGTGACAGGGCTGTTGTCGCCAAAAATTCCAATCTGGCCGGCCTTTTTCAGCTTGAACTGGATGTTTGTCATCCATACGTCGTTGAGAATAATTTTGCCGACATCGAATTCCAGTCTTTTTGAAGTCAGCCCCGGGAGCGTGGTCGGGTTCGTCCAGTTGCCGGTATCGTCCCGGACCTTTGTGTAATACTCATTCTTCGCGGGAGTGACCGGAACTTCGGTGTATTTGGTTATATAGGTCGAGGACGATGTTCCTCCCGCGGTAGTATATACGTATTCGAGGTACTCACCCGCCGCGTCACCCGTGATCGGGTTGCCATCCACGGTGATTTTCCCGAAGTCTGTGATGAGTTTGGTCTGACCACCGGCCTGCTCGTTCAGCGCCCCGGCAATATCGGTATAAATGGTCTCAAGCTGTGAGGGCGCGTCTGCCGAATAGTATTTTCCCCCGGTATCCGTCGCATACCCGGTCAGTTTTTCACTGTCTATATCCGATCCAAGGCCAATGGTGAAGATTTTTATGTGGTTATTTTTTGCATAGGTGATTACACTGGTTGTTCCGACACTGTTCCCGAGACTCACGCTGCCGTAACCACCTTCAGGATTCTGGCCGGTTGAATACACACCATCCGTCAGCAGGATGATGGCCCGGATAGGTCTTTCTGCTGAATAGGCGGGGAACATATTCACTGCATCGTATAATCCTTCCCGCATGGGTGTTCCACCTGCAGGTACAATGCCGTTGAGAGCTTCCTGAACTACCGTCTGGGTATGGAAATCCAGAGCAAGATCCTGGTGGGTATGAACACCATCGCCATAATCCTGGGGATTCCCGTTATTGTAATGGGCGTTCAGGTATTGCTGATGTGCTGATGCGGGATCATATTTGGTACCCCCCGGGCCAGTACAACTGCTGCCGCACTCTTTGAGAGAATCATCAGCAACCCAGTACCAGCCGGTATCCCTGTTCCTCAAATCCGAGTAATACACATTATCCCAATTCCAGGATTTTCCTGATAATGTCGGTGCCAATGCAGCAAAACCGGTATATTGATCTACATTACCAAAGGATACAATCCCGATACGATCTTTCCCCTGCGTCAGTTTTCCCGAAAATTTCACAGCCGCATCCTTGGCAGTAACCATCCTGTCGGGAGAATCATACAGCATACTCCCTGACCGGTCATTACAGAGCACGACATCGATCGGTTTTGGCTGGAGTGCTGCCCCGGTTCCCCGTATCCAGACCTTGACATTGATAGTATCCCCGACTTTTGCATCGGTCTTATCGATCTCAGATTCCACGGTCAGGAACGGGTAGTTCTTCCAGACAAAGGTGATCTCGCGGTTCTTGATTTCCCCGGTTTTCTTATTGGTCCATCCGGCCTTCACCGTACAGGACCCTGTTGCCGCTTCATTGTACCCGCTCTCGCCTTTCTTTGCAAATGTTCCCGGCACGAACTGGACGGTCGCATACCCGGTGTCCACGGTACTTGCAGACAGGGGGGTCAGCGATGACTGGGCAGTTTCCGTGAAGGTCGGGTAGGTGTCAGCAGTTTTCTCAAACGTGACCGTCTCTCCCGTTACCGCATTACCGGAGGAATCCACCACCCGTGCCTTGACATCGACCGCTTTTGCCCCGTCCACATCCATGCTGACCATAGTCTGGGGACTGGCCATCAGGATCATATCCACCGGGTCCATAGGGGTATATTCCACGGTCTGGATGCAGGATCCGGTATTGAGAGGATTGGTGCAGAGAATCGCGGCGTTCAATGCGGTTGTCGTACCGGTTACAACAGGTTTTGCCGTGATGGTGTAGACACCGGCAAGATCCTTTGGACCATAGGGCGTGGAGGCCATGCCATCGGCATTGGTGCTCAGGTGAACCTCCTCTCCTGCCTTGGACGACGTTACATAGAGATCCACATTCTCCATGGGGTTGTGGTACTTATCCTGGACCGTCCAGTAGAAGGTAAACCGGTGATCGGGATCCTTCCCGTCCGCAGGATAGGAAGGTATGGACGGGAGTACCTGGACAAGGTACCACGGATTGCTGTCCGCTATTCCATTGATAAGGATCGGTTCACCCAGATAGGATCCAATCGGATAGACCTGGATGGTGTTTGTACCTGCCGTGGTAGAGACCCGGAGATTTATGGATACAATTCCTCCGGCATCGGTGGGTACGGACAAATCCTGGACATACTCAGTTCCTTTCAGGAAGCCGGATCCGCCATCTCCTGACATATGAAGAAGGATATTGTGGGTTTCCGCCGGGTTTTTATTGTCAACCGGGTTGTTCGAAATATCCGTGAGCGCTATCGAGAGGGAGGTGACCGAACCAACGGGCACATCGTGCTGGTAAACGAAAGCCGCGTTCCAGGGAATATCATGATCAATCCGCTGGATGCAGCTCAGGGGGAGTGTGGTTACAGTACCGTCAGTGTAGGTTATAACGGCGTTAATCGTTGCCGTCCCGCTCCGGGTCGTGGTCCGTAGTACGGTCCGGGCAATACCATCCGAACCGGTTACCACATCCGGGGTCGAGAGCGTTCCCAGACCCTGCGAGCCTTCCGCAAGGGAGAAGACGACATTTGCCCCGGATACATCCGTGGCCGGTAAAGGGCCCTGCATGACATGAACGGTGATGGTCGACTGATCATTACCATTTGCCACGAGCCAGCCGGGATTGCTGCTGGTCATGGTGGAGGGCGTCAGGTCTGCGGCGGCAGTGATACTCACGATGAAAAAGAGGCCAAGCGAAATCAGAATTAAGCGGTGGATCATCAACCCGATCCCTTCTGAGTGATTGATAGTATGTAACAATATTTATAGTTTTTTATTTTTAAAAAGGTCTGATTTTTTGTTGGATTGTTAAAATAAAGGTTAGATATCGCTAAATTCTCATTTTCACAAGGGTCAAATGCCCATTCGGGATCATGAGAGGAAGCATCAACATAAATAGTCCAACTCTCTAAAAAAACATGAGGAAAATTTATGCACAAACCGGGTGGTACGCATCTAACCATTTTTTTTACCATTGCACTCGTACTGGCCGGCTGTTTCATCATGGGCTGCAGTTCCACACCCCCTGCCATGCAGCCCAATAAAACCCCTGCAGGAACCGATTTCGGGTTCCGGCCAGTCACCGCCCTTCCCGATGATCAACAGGCACTCAGTTTTAAAGAGAGCACGGCAGATCTTGCCGGCCTTTACCTTGACGCAGGAAGCCGTTCCGCGCCAAATACTTCACCGGGAAACCAGATCCTGTACATCCGCGGCAATAATCTCAATGCGAACGGAGATGCAAGAAGCTGGACATTTGTTGTGCGCCACAACAACAGGACTTCTCTTGTCACCTATGACCTGCAGGGGAGAAAAATTTCCGAGTGGATGGGGAATTTCTCACGGAAGGAGATTCAGCTGGATTCGATCATCCCTCCGGATGAACTCTTCCTGAAGAACCGGCCGGCGATCATCGGGGACACAAAGGAAAATCTGACAGAGTCACGGGATCTCGTTCTCTCGATGGACAGCTACACCCTTACCGTTTCGGGCAGGGACGCAAAACGAATTCTGGTATTCGATGCAAAGACCGGGATCCCGCTGAGGTCAAATGGCTGATGATTCCGGGATGTTGTCGATAGATTTCCTGGCAGGTTTCACCATCTTCATGGTCGCCTTCATCTGGGTTGCAACCATGGTGCCGGGCTTGTTTATCGGGCTGAAATCCAATGCGATCGATTATGATGCAGTTGCCTACCGGACCGGCGTGATCCTTGTCGAGGATCCGGGCAACCCGGTTGGACCTCCGCAGGACAGTGTGCCGTGGGAATTCCTGGCAGACAGTAATAAAGTCGACATCAAAAGGTTCGGACTGGCCGTCTCAAAGGATACCCCGGGTATTCTCGATACCTACAAAGTACACCGCTTTTTCT
Above is a window of uncultured Methanoregula sp. DNA encoding:
- a CDS encoding class I SAM-dependent methyltransferase family protein, encoding MIHVVRMTVWQWGIRVPARQGEEMRQALIREGALDASLRVLRDGDTLILPLTGPRDGAGQFGFEAHPGREPLPRHELVGGIAIMQDDDPDGAQKILISRPSLHTVVFAEGEVSGEYRTRQFRVLAGDLTTRTTVTEHGHKFVVDLAGAYFSARLSTERQCLLAQVQEGENVLDMFAGVGPFAITLAARASLVVASDLNPRAIELMLENILQNRIKNVLPMLADARRLVDLLPWKFDRIVMNLPLAGTEFLPEAFCLCRPGGIIHFYSLVSAKGEHTARIRELGGTVIAEREVRSYSPGQWHAVYDIVAD
- the hmgA gene encoding hydroxymethylglutaryl-CoA reductase (NADPH) — its product is MADDAGRRNNDANGAKSGHDNERETIIRSRLRDRSIKLYELEKELSPLDAIRVRREFIEEETGTKLENIGIFSIDIERVVRRNCENMIGTVQVPVGVAGPVLVNGGYAQGLHYLPLATTEGALIASVNRGCSAITEAGGAEVRILHDGMTRAPVFAADSVGHAAQVCDWVTVHRDELRVAAESTTSHGKLTDIVTFVAGTSVYVRLEFDTKDAMGMNMVTIASAKIADLIAQGTGVRLIALSGNMCADKKPAAINSIMGRGRSVVAGIAIPNELISSIFKTDAKTLAEVNYRKNLVGSARAGAMGFNAHAANVVAAMFIACGQDAAHAIDGSTCITTVDLTETGVYVAVTLPSLPVGTVGGGTGIDTQQECLKLLGVAGGGTPPGTNAKKLGEIIGVGVLAGELSLLGALAAQHLARAHQQLGRG
- the rimI gene encoding ribosomal protein S18-alanine N-acetyltransferase, which translates into the protein MIRSHDLAPYPLPLIRRAVPADIAAIVSIEKESFVDPWEQSAFLEALSYYPTTYFVAVADGVVTGFVIGGIEDTGENIYGHLCNIGVIPRYRSKGIGRLLVRRLEHQFALEMATGVQLEVRVSNTAAQRFYQRMGYRNVFGIENYYANGEDALVMMKWFRF
- a CDS encoding DUF1015 family protein — its product is MVRIYRFCGVRPERSVAPAIAAVPYDVVTADEARAIIRKSPRSFLRISRPDAEMPEIPADDPRIYERARENFNALLSGGEMQGDPAPAMYLYRVRQDGNEFLGLCCCLDVDDYRTTKIRRHEQTRYDKEEDRTRHIGVTKTHNGPVVLLYQDTDDIFRFIKSLVTATTVPDAEVKADGGGVHQIFRITDPAALARLEELFAAVPSLYIADGHHRAKAAVNVADRRIAQGLSAEGEVARFMGVMFAHNRVKIHGYSRLLTDLGTYTHETFLDELGKYFEVRPYGRVNGKEFNIPPRIKSPDKYHIVHMYLAGQWYECTRPLEKGAAPLDSLDVAVLQRYVLEGMLGITDPRGDARLQYLGGARPVADLEKLVDAGTYRLAFAMQPVRVGTVLSIADAGGVMPPKSTWFEPKLLSGLVVHTFE
- the hisG gene encoding ATP phosphoribosyltransferase; amino-acid sequence: MITLALPKGSLEAQTLQLFKEADLEVRRTDRDYNPCINDSRIGKVKILRPQEIPTYVDKGYFDLGISGLDWVHETGSDVVEVANLSYSKTGEGNVKIVIAVHRDEPIENVSQIRRDSRVTTEYPELTRKFFEKLNIPVQLFHSFGASEAKVPDLMDVVVDLTETGTTLRKNGLKIIGQIMESHTVIIANKKSWADPEKRRQIEEIRTLLFGVIDARHKVLLTMNVPSASMERIVAALPAMKKPTVSQLHGIDYYSIQTVVPKNAVNELIPKLKRCGAEDILEIPISKIVP
- a CDS encoding VWA domain-containing protein, which translates into the protein MIHRLILISLGLFFIVSITAAADLTPSTMTSSNPGWLVANGNDQSTITVHVMQGPLPATDVSGANVVFSLAEGSQGLGTLSTPDVVTGSDGIARTVLRTTTRSGTATINAVITYTDGTVTTLPLSCIQRIDHDIPWNAAFVYQHDVPVGSVTSLSIALTDISNNPVDNKNPAETHNILLHMSGDGGSGFLKGTEYVQDLSVPTDAGGIVSINLRVSTTAGTNTIQVYPIGSYLGEPILINGIADSNPWYLVQVLPSIPSYPADGKDPDHRFTFYWTVQDKYHNPMENVDLYVTSSKAGEEVHLSTNADGMASTPYGPKDLAGVYTITAKPVVTGTTTALNAAILCTNPLNTGSCIQTVEYTPMDPVDMILMASPQTMVSMDVDGAKAVDVKARVVDSSGNAVTGETVTFEKTADTYPTFTETAQSSLTPLSASTVDTGYATVQFVPGTFAKKGESGYNEAATGSCTVKAGWTNKKTGEIKNREITFVWKNYPFLTVESEIDKTDAKVGDTINVKVWIRGTGAALQPKPIDVVLCNDRSGSMLYDSPDRMVTAKDAAVKFSGKLTQGKDRIGIVSFGNVDQYTGFAALAPTLSGKSWNWDNVYYSDLRNRDTGWYWVADDSLKECGSSCTGPGGTKYDPASAHQQYLNAHYNNGNPQDYGDGVHTHQDLALDFHTQTVVQEALNGIVPAGGTPMREGLYDAVNMFPAYSAERPIRAIILLTDGVYSTGQNPEGGYGSVSLGNSVGTTSVITYAKNNHIKIFTIGLGSDIDSEKLTGYATDTGGKYYSADAPSQLETIYTDIAGALNEQAGGQTKLITDFGKITVDGNPITGDAAGEYLEYVYTTAGGTSSSTYITKYTEVPVTPAKNEYYTKVRDDTGNWTNPTTLPGLTSKRLEFDVGKIILNDVWMTNIQFKLKKAGQIGIFGDNSPVTFIDAVTGKSQTVTVPSKTWTTHDSKVDNPFMPTVSLLVKNVKITGSTSDPNLWTVSWDTVYEGSNIVHEKLLYCSETGTYPVACTGTQHTAWPVIPKQVPDKTAGTTSDSATIDTSSLSMKSGETYRITVWAESYGEKEASDYSLHAKSDGGKRSYIKLE